A window of the Phragmites australis chromosome 20, lpPhrAust1.1, whole genome shotgun sequence genome harbors these coding sequences:
- the LOC133902324 gene encoding transcription factor TB1-like → MLPYPNPHHFCVSQSQEPPHLNPTSFPMAPEAAHLDQHYNHFFPGHGQFNSETLEAVLRPPRAGPEREAVVAQPPGGRKCVAAAGPGQGHARARKRPFRTDRHSKIRTAQGVRDRRMRLSLDVARDFFALQDRLGFDKASKTVDWLLTQSKPAIDRLTESSQRNVGGSDAALSSPTSMAAAGSGKGGGVVEKVGTRNGGSVFMEHGCELDRLVSAGPVLGEYYYDLGEMMSNNGEGDDDGEYEEDGDFLDGMQY, encoded by the coding sequence ATGTTACCTTACCCTAACCCTCACCATTTCTGCGTCTCCCAGTCCCAAGAACCCCCACACCTGAACCCTACCAGCTTTCCCATGGCGCCGGAGGCCGCGCATCTGGATCAGCACTACAACCACTTCTTCCCCGGCCACGGCCAGTTCAACTCcgagacgctggaggcggtgctCAGGCCGCCGCGGGCGGGTCCAGAGCGGGAGGCCGTAGTGGCGCAGCCGCCGGGCGGAAGAAAATGCgtggccgccgccggccccggccAAGGCCACGCCAGGGCTCGGAAGCGGCCGTTCCGGACGGACAGGCACAGCAAGATCCGGACGgcgcagggcgtccgcgaccgGCGGATGCGGCTTTCCCTCGACGTCGCCCGCGACTTCTTCGCGCTGCAGGACCGGCTCGGCTTCGACAAGGCCAGCAAGACGGTGGACTGGCTGCTCACCCAGTCCAAGCCGGCCATCGACCGGCTCACCGAGTCCTCTCAGCGAAACGTCGGCGGCAGCGACGCGGCCTTGTCCTCCCCTACGTCAATGGCGGCTGCTGGATCAGGGAAGGGGGGAGGGGTTGTGGAGAAGGTGGGAACCAGAAATGGTGGATCGGTGTTCATGGAACACGGCTGCGAGCTGGACCGCCTCGTGTCAGCCGGGCCGGTGCTTGGGGAATACTACTACGACCTCGGCGAGATGATGAGCAACAACGGAGAAGGTGACGACGACGGTGAGTACGAAGAAGACGGTGATTTCCTGGACGGTATGCAATATTAG